TGGCAAAGGGCCGCGACCTGTGGGCTGCGGAGATTCGTGAAGAGGCCCGGTGGGCAGGAATCCCAATCATCGAAAATCCGCCGCTGGCGCGAAGTCTGTATCGCCTCGTCGAACCCGGACAGTCAATTCCGTTTGATCTGTATGCGGCGGTGGCAGGCATTCTGGCCTTTCTTTACCGGCAGAAGGTGGAAGAGCGGATGCGTCGTGAGAGGCATGCGCAGGCAGCACAAAAAAGCGCGGGGCGCCGTGCAACGGCACCGATGAGCATGTATGGATTTGGAGGCGGGATATGAGTGAAATTAAGGCGCCGGTGAAGTGGACTTCGACGAAGATGCAGGCGTTACTGCTGCCGATTGCGGCAATCAGCATGGTATTTGTCATGTTGATTCCAGTGTCGGGACCAGTCCTCGATCTCCTGTTGGCTGCATCGATCGCAGCATCGGTGATTGTCTTTCTGACGGCGGTGCAGGTGCGGCGGGCGGTGGACTTCTCGGTGTTTCCGACGCTGTTGTTGCTGCTGACGCTGTTCCGTCTTTCGTTGAACCTGGCGTCAAGCCGCAGAATTCTGCTGCACGGGCATGAGGGCACAAGCGCCGCGGGATCCGTCATCGAGGCGTTCGGTCAGTTTGTCGTTGGCGGAAACTATGTTGTTGGGTTCGTACTGTTCCTTGCGTTGATCGCGATCCAGTTCCTGGTCGTCAGCCACGGCGCTGTACGAACCGCAGAAGTAACGGCACGGTTCACGCTTGACGCTCTGCCGGGCAAGCAGATGGCGATCGATGCCGACATGAACGCCGGTCTGATCGATGAGCAAGGGGCGCGAAAACGGCGCGAGGCGATCGCGCGTGAAGCGGAGTTCTACGGCGCAATGGACGGTGCCGCCCGGTTCAATCAGCGCGACTCCATGGCAACAATTCTGATAACGGTGATCAACATTGTTGCCGGGCTGCTGATCGGTGTTGTCCAGCAGGGAGTCGATCTCGCAACCGCAGTTAAGACATACACCATTCTGACAGTCGGCGATGGCCTGGTGACGATGATTCCAAGCCTGCTTGTATCGATTGCAGGCGGCATGGTGCTTACGCGAGCTTCATCTGCTGGATCGCTCGACAGCGAGCTTGGGAAGCAGTTGCTGCGAGGCAGAAACACGTTGTGGATCGCCTGCGGTGTGTTGGTTGCGTTGGCTCTGGTCCCTGGATTGCCAAAGCTGTCGTTCCTTCTGCTGGCGATGGGGGTTGCACTGATAGCTCGTAGGCTCCCTCACGAAAGTGCCGGAGAGGTTGCGGAAAGCGCCTCTACGGCGACAGGCAAGGCGCAACAGGTTGAAGCAGCAAAGAGTGAAAACCTGGTGTCCCTGTTGAAGATCGACGAACTGACGCTGGAGATCGGTTTCCAGCTGATTCCCACGGTGGATGAGAAGCAGGGTGGGCAGATGTTGAACCGCGTTCGCGCGCTGCGCCGCCATCTCGCAACTGAGCTTGGATTTATCGTTCCTCCAATCCATATCACCGACAACCTGAGACTGAAGCCGAGAGAGTATGTCGTGAGCCTTCGCGGCGTCGAGATCTCGCGCTGGCAGACAGAGCAGAACTGCCTGCTTGCGGTAAACGCCGATCCCAAGGCGCGGCCTCTGCCGGGTATCGAAACGCGCGAGCCTGCCTTTGGCGTTGCGGCACGGTGGATCGAGCCTGGGCTTGAGGAGCAGGCTCTCGCTGCTGGTTACTCGGTCGTCGACCAGACCACTGTGATCGGCACACATCTTGGCGAATTGATCCGGCGACACGCGCACGAACTACTAAGCCGCCAGGAGGTCAAACGCCTGCTGGACAGCATGAACGAAGGCTATCCAAAGCTGGTTGAAGAGTTGGTGCCGAAGCTGATGTCGCTCGGGGAGGTGCAGCGTGTGCTGCAGCAACTGCTGCGCGAACAGGTTTCGATCCGCGACCTTGGCGCGATCCTGGAGGTGCTGGTTGAAGCCTCGCAGCAATCGAAAAACATTGTGCACCTGGTTGAGAGCGTGCGTCAGTCGCTGGGGCGTGGTTTGGTGCGGCCGTTGCTGGACGTGGATGGTGGCCTGCGTGTACTGATGCTCGAGCACGGGATGGAGAACGAACTGGTGGGAACGTTCGATCCACAGAGCGCAGGGTTGGCGCTGGGAGATGGCGCGGCTTCGGCGATGGGTATGCCCCAGGATTTCCTGCGCAAGCTTGTGGAATCTGTGAAACGCCTAACCGGAGCGGGCGCGACATCGGCCCTTCCCGTGCTCCTATGTCCGAGTCCGGCACGATATCACGTTCGGCGCTGGCTTGAGCCGTTTCTACCGAAGGTCACGGTGTTGTCTCCGATCGAGATTCCTCCCGAGGTAAGGGTGAAGAGCATGGGGACGATCGGTTGAAGCGGGCAGAGAGTTTGAAGCAGGGGAAGGGAACTAGGAGGAAGCTAATGGGGGCAGGAAGGTCGATCCCGGTGGATGTCGTGCCGAAGTGGATGGGAGCGCAGGGGCCGCTGGTTGGAGCATTCGGAACGCGCGAGACAGGATTGTCCGCGCTGGCGCCGTTTCTTGAGAGTGCGTCCACTGGAACAAGCAACGGAGCAGCATCGGAGAGAGAGTTGTTGCTGATGGAGCATCTCCCCACGGTCCGATACATCGCGCGCCGGATCCACGAGCGGCTTCCTCAGCATGTTGATTTGGACGATCTCATCTCTGCCGGCGTTGTTGGATTGATCGATGCATTCTCAAAGTTCGACCACAACAAGAAGGTGCAGTTCAAGAGCTACGCGCAGTTCCGCATTCGCGGTGCGATTCTCGATTCACTGCGAACGCTGGACTGGAGTCCTCGTGAGTTGAGGCGCAAGGGAAGGGCCGTCGAAGAGGCAATTCGTGCTGTGACGCAGCGTATTGGACACGCGCCGTCGGAGCAGGAGATCGCTACGGAGATGGGCTTGAGCCTGAACGAGTACCAGCAGTTGCTCGGCGACCTGAAGGGGCTTGAGATAGGCAGTCTGCACATAGAACGGTCAGAGGATTCAGGAGACGAGGAGCTTGCCTATATACCGGGTTCGCCTGAGGAAGACCCGCTCTTTCGCTGTCTTAAAGGCGAGATGAAGCAGAGGCTCGCCGACGCGGTCGACGAACTGCCGGAGAAGGAACGCATGGTGCTCACGCTCTACTACTACGAAGAGCTGACGATGAAGGAGATCGGTGTGACGCTGGGTGTGGTTGAGTCGCGGGTCTCGCAGATACACTCATCGGCAGTTCTGCATCTGCGAACGGCGTTGGGTGGCGTGCGGTCTTCCAGTGCTCCGATGAAAACAAGGGTTGCCGGTGGCAAGCGAGAGAAGCGTTAGCCGCGCGATGGAAGAAGTGCCGAACACCACATTTGTTATTTCATCAATCGAGGTCTGGTGATGCAGAAGAATCTAGGGCAGGACGACATCGATGCACTCTTCGCCGCGGCGAATGCCTCGGTAAAAGTGGCGCAGGAGAGCAGGAATGAATGCGAGCCGGAGACCTATGTCTTTAGCCGCGCGGGCAAGATAAGCAACGACCAGATGCGCGCAATCAGCACGGTCAACGATCTCTTTGCGCGCAATCTGATGCATGCGATGAGTGGATGGCTGCGCGCTCCCTTTCGTGCCAAGCTGGTTGCAGGCGAGCAGTTGCCGTTCAGTGAGTTCATCGAACGGTTGTCGACTCTTGCGTACCTATGCTCGGTAAGGCTTGAACCGCTTGGCGCCGTGGGATTGATCGAGATCGATCTTTCGCTCGCCGCGCCGATCGTCGATGTGTTGCTCGGAGGCACAGGTACGGCAGGCCCGTTGCGAGAGCTTACGGAGATTGAGGAGTCGATCATGACCTCTGTTGTCGAAGTGATCGTGCAGGAGTTGTCGTTGGCCTGGCAACCGGTAGGGCTGGAGTTCGCTCTGGAGAAACGCGAGACAGAGGCGCAGGCCGCGCGTACGATGACACTCGGCGAGAAGACGCTCTGCGTCAGCTTCGATCTGAAGATGATAGGCGCGCAGGGAGTGCTCAATCTTTGTCTGCCCGCGGTTGTGCTGAATGCCATCCTGCGGCGGCTGATTACGGAAGGCGACAGGCCGCGCCGGCGTTCAGAGGATGCCTCAAAGAGGATGCGTGAGCTTATGAGTGGCGCCGTTGCAGGCGTCACGTTGCAACTGCCGCCGATGCGGCTTCCTGCTTCGCAGATAGCGGGATTGGAGCCGGGATCGGTGATCCGCCTTCCTGTCTCCCGGCATGAGTGCTCTGAGCTGCGAATCGGGGGCATCAAGTTTGCATCCGCATGGCCGGTACGAAGTTGCGATCATCGCGCTGCGCGCCTGCATGGTATGCAAGAGAGCATTGCAAACGAACCCACGCCGGCTACCGTGCCGCAGTTGAACTAGAGGAGATGTGTGATGGAGCAGGTGACAGGCGGTACGGCTGACGGCGCAGGTCAGGATTCGAAGATTGGCTTGCTGAACGACATCGATCTCGATGCCACCCTTCGATTCGGTTCTTGCGATATGTCGATGGAAGAGGTGCTGGGCCTTGGGCCTGGCGCGGTAATTGAGCTTGACCGGCATACCGGTGATCCGGTGGACCTGGTCGTAGGCGGCAGAATCGTGGCTCGGGGAGAAGTGGTGGTTGTCAGCGGCAACTTCGCCCTGCGCATTACAGAAGTGGCTGCGCCGCAACTGCGGCTGGAGAGTATTCGATGCTTTTTCTAAACAGAAAGACACCGCACCACGGACAGGGGCTGCTGGGCGCGGCCTCTATGCAGGGCTCAACGGCATGGACGGATGACAGCTACCGTCCGTCCAGTGCATTACTGCACGAGGAGAGGGCCAGTGCGGCAAAGCGAGCCTGCGGAAGCATCGAGTGCGAGTCAACAAGAATTTCTCCATGGAGGAACCGCAGGCGTCCGATCTTTGAAGACCGCTGGGCATGCAGCGGCCGTTGCATCCTCTCGATGGTCCGCGCTGCTGTGCGGCGCGAATCCGTCGAGCCGGATGCCGCCCACCCCGTGCTTCATCGTCATAGGGTTCCCCTCGGCCTGGTGTTGCTGGCACAGGGGTGGATCACACATGCGCAGTTGCAACAGGCGCTTGAGGCGCAGCGCGCTCGCGGAGGCCGTATTGGGGACTGTTTGGTGCAGGAGTGCGGCGTTGAACCAGCACAGATCACTCGCGGCCTGAGCATGCAGTGGAGTTGTCCCGTGCTGACGGCCAGTGGATTTACGCCACGCGCGATGGCGATGATTGTGCCTCCTGTCTTTATCGAAGAGTTCGGTCTGCTTCCGCTGCGTGTCGCCGGGTTGCGGCTACTCTATCTTGGGTTCGAGGAGCGCCTTGACGCCTCGGCCGCACTCGCCCTGGAGCAGATGACGGAGTTGAAGGTTGAGAGCGGCTTGGTTCCGGCCGAGGAGTACACATCGGCACGGCAAAACCTGCTGGAGTATGAAGGCGTTCCCGTGAAGACCGAACATGCCGATGAGCCGGACGCGCTGGCCGCGCGTATTACCGCGATTCTTGAACAGAAGCAGCCTGTCGCGTCGAAGCTGGTAAGGATGCACCAGTATCTCTGGCTGCGGCTCTGGCTCGAGGAGGGCGCAAGGAAAGGCACCGGCGCACTGCCGCACAACCGTGAAGACATGATGGACTATATCTTCACAATCGGGGCGCGGTCCTGAGTCAAGAGGTTATTGCTGAGAGAAGGTGACTGCGCTTGCTGTCTCCGAGAGGCCGCTTGCAGGTACGACGCTGCCCGCTCCGCCAACCTGAGATACAGGCTTCGCCGAACCGCCGAGGCCCAGCTTAATGATGGCCCGTGAGTCTGGCATCAACTTGGTCTGCCAGCCATTGTCAGCCTGGTATTTCTGCATGGCATTCTCCGTGGCGGCATCCCAGTGTCCGCTGGAGTCTTTCATATAGCCCGATTTCACCAGAGCTGCCTGAATCTCAGATGCTCGCGCGTCGTCGATAGAGCGCTGCCCCGAGGAGCGTTTAACCGCGGTCTTCGAGTGCTTGGTAGAGTTCTTGCCGGGAGAGGTAGGGCCGCGACGGCTATGCGTCATGGCAACGCCGGGCGTGATCGCAGTGGCAAGTAGCAGGGCAGAGCAAAGAATTCGGCCTGGCCGCATGTCGTTAGAAACCTCGCGTAGGGGGGATGGCGTACAGGAGCGACTCATCTGCCAACCCCTGGCTTTAAGCGTATCCGGGAATAATAGCCGACGCAAGGAAAAGACGAACGTGAAAGAGAAAGATAAATTATCTCGATCGTAATAAATGACTTAGCAGTGTAATTTGCACACGAAAACAATGGCGGGAGGCATTGTTCGCCTCCCGCCATTGTTTCCAGATTTGAATCTGCCTGGTTACGGAAGGGTCCCACCTATATATGAATTTCCCGCACCCTTTTGGAATGGTGAGTGAATTACGAAGACCACATCATCCTTGGATTTGAGACTGTTGACGACGGTCCTGTAAGACGCCTCGTCCGTGACAGCCTTCTTATTGATCTCCGTGATGATCGTTCCTTTGACCAGGTTGATCTCGTCGGCAAAGGAGCCCGGACGGACGCTGGTGACAATGACCCCCTTGCTGATACCCGACTTCTGCGCGACTGAGCCCGGTATCGCCGAGACGGTGATTCCCAGCTTGCTCTGGCCGGCATCGGACTCCTGCGGCGAGTTGTCGTCGTCATCGTTGTTGCCTGCGAGATCGGCATACGTCTTTGCGCGATCACCGATGGCAACGTTGGCCGAGTTCTGTTTGCCATCGCGGAGATAACCGAGCTTGACCGTCGATCCGACCTTGCGGGCCGAGATGTCGGCAACCAGGTCGTCGCCGTCCTTGATGTTGCGGCCGTCGATGGAAACGATCACGTCGCCGGGCTGGATGCCCGCCTTCGCCGCGCCGCCGTTCGGCGTAACGGTCGAGACGATGACGCCGTTCTTGAAGCCGTACATGCGGCCTACCGCCGAGCTCAGTGACGACTGGAAGCTGATACCGATGGAGCCGCGGACGACCTTGTGCTCCGGCCCGATCAGCATGTTATAGACATTGGCGATGATGTTCGACGGCATGGCGAAGCCGACACCCTGCGAACCCATCGACTGGGTGTAGATGGCGGTGTTCATGCCGATGACCTGGCCGGA
This region of Acidobacteriota bacterium genomic DNA includes:
- a CDS encoding FliA/WhiG family RNA polymerase sigma factor, producing MGAGRSIPVDVVPKWMGAQGPLVGAFGTRETGLSALAPFLESASTGTSNGAASERELLLMEHLPTVRYIARRIHERLPQHVDLDDLISAGVVGLIDAFSKFDHNKKVQFKSYAQFRIRGAILDSLRTLDWSPRELRRKGRAVEEAIRAVTQRIGHAPSEQEIATEMGLSLNEYQQLLGDLKGLEIGSLHIERSEDSGDEELAYIPGSPEEDPLFRCLKGEMKQRLADAVDELPEKERMVLTLYYYEELTMKEIGVTLGVVESRVSQIHSSAVLHLRTALGGVRSSSAPMKTRVAGGKREKR
- a CDS encoding FliM/FliN family flagellar motor switch protein; its protein translation is MQKNLGQDDIDALFAAANASVKVAQESRNECEPETYVFSRAGKISNDQMRAISTVNDLFARNLMHAMSGWLRAPFRAKLVAGEQLPFSEFIERLSTLAYLCSVRLEPLGAVGLIEIDLSLAAPIVDVLLGGTGTAGPLRELTEIEESIMTSVVEVIVQELSLAWQPVGLEFALEKRETEAQAARTMTLGEKTLCVSFDLKMIGAQGVLNLCLPAVVLNAILRRLITEGDRPRRRSEDASKRMRELMSGAVAGVTLQLPPMRLPASQIAGLEPGSVIRLPVSRHECSELRIGGIKFASAWPVRSCDHRAARLHGMQESIANEPTPATVPQLN
- a CDS encoding FliM/FliN family flagellar motor switch protein — protein: MEQVTGGTADGAGQDSKIGLLNDIDLDATLRFGSCDMSMEEVLGLGPGAVIELDRHTGDPVDLVVGGRIVARGEVVVVSGNFALRITEVAAPQLRLESIRCFF
- a CDS encoding peptidoglycan-binding protein; this encodes MRPGRILCSALLLATAITPGVAMTHSRRGPTSPGKNSTKHSKTAVKRSSGQRSIDDARASEIQAALVKSGYMKDSSGHWDAATENAMQKYQADNGWQTKLMPDSRAIIKLGLGGSAKPVSQVGGAGSVVPASGLSETASAVTFSQQ
- the flhA gene encoding flagellar biosynthesis protein FlhA, translated to MSEIKAPVKWTSTKMQALLLPIAAISMVFVMLIPVSGPVLDLLLAASIAASVIVFLTAVQVRRAVDFSVFPTLLLLLTLFRLSLNLASSRRILLHGHEGTSAAGSVIEAFGQFVVGGNYVVGFVLFLALIAIQFLVVSHGAVRTAEVTARFTLDALPGKQMAIDADMNAGLIDEQGARKRREAIAREAEFYGAMDGAARFNQRDSMATILITVINIVAGLLIGVVQQGVDLATAVKTYTILTVGDGLVTMIPSLLVSIAGGMVLTRASSAGSLDSELGKQLLRGRNTLWIACGVLVALALVPGLPKLSFLLLAMGVALIARRLPHESAGEVAESASTATGKAQQVEAAKSENLVSLLKIDELTLEIGFQLIPTVDEKQGGQMLNRVRALRRHLATELGFIVPPIHITDNLRLKPREYVVSLRGVEISRWQTEQNCLLAVNADPKARPLPGIETREPAFGVAARWIEPGLEEQALAAGYSVVDQTTVIGTHLGELIRRHAHELLSRQEVKRLLDSMNEGYPKLVEELVPKLMSLGEVQRVLQQLLREQVSIRDLGAILEVLVEASQQSKNIVHLVESVRQSLGRGLVRPLLDVDGGLRVLMLEHGMENELVGTFDPQSAGLALGDGAASAMGMPQDFLRKLVESVKRLTGAGATSALPVLLCPSPARYHVRRWLEPFLPKVTVLSPIEIPPEVRVKSMGTIG